The sequence ttcattatcataaattGTGTCTTGTTGTTGATTAAaataattcaactatgatctacctataataacaatttgatttgtcgagctttaataatattatgcagatagttattcttattttcattttattttgattgactgttgttagctttagtttttattaatagtatatatttgtaactgatacatagctaaatgatattttatatttaattcataatggcattggtgggtgatttttaattagacacaggggtattttaggctaatttttatcgtaatagcagtggtgggtaatttttatttttctatttttttctccgattacgtgggaatttctaggccttgagagcgaacgtggaggctctgtttgttggccaaataataagataatagattagtGTGTACGTACCGTTGAAGTTGATAAACCATATTCCGAAAACACGTTTTGTAGCTTAGGGCATGCtgagctttttttttgttttttttgggggaggggggggggttaGTTATATACACATTTATGCTAGCACGTGGAGCTCATTTGCAAAGAGTGTTAGCTAGAGGGGTGCAAAATGTTTGACATATCAGTAAAAATATAAACTTTAATGATATAATAGCAATGTATATTATCTTTGAGCCTAGAAGTTGGCTCGCAATCAAGACGACGTCAATACACAAATCAAAAGTAATATAATGAATATAATTGAGTAATAACTATTTAACGTATGGCATATTCCAATTAACAATATATAATGTACAACTAAAACCAATTCAAGACATACAATTTATTATGGACAATTGTATGTGAAATAAAAGCTTTAAAATTTATTAGGCCATTCTGAATGCAAGTGTATATGAGTTTCATTCTCATTAAATGATATGCCACATAGGTAAAAGTGATGACATTTCATAGAGGGCTTCAtaacattaaatatcatcaatttggCTGACATGACAAGGAAAGAGAATGATGAAGTTTCATAGGATGTggggagagtttcatcaccataaaacccATATGACACAGTTATCTGGTTTTCAGTCTAGATAATTATGcccatgaaactcccactgagattggcctaatgaataaagagaagaataaaatttcatggtgatgaaatttGGCGTATACAATTACCAAGAACCATGAAACCATAATGAAACTCCACCGAGAGGATTTGAGTCAGCTTCACACATTCTTCAGCTTCTATTGGTCACAAGGCACATTGATCATTAATATCAATCAATAATTAAATGTGACAACTTATCTATGAAACTATGCAATGAAACCGTGCATTGAGGGAGGTGATTTCATTCCAGTGTTAAGCTGACATGGCATTCTTGGTACCCGTGTGATGAAACTGTGCACTGAGATTGACCTTATGCACAATTGTATGCGAAATAAAAGCTTCATATAGGGAATCATTTTAGTCAATTCCTCAATCTAGTAATAAGAACTCCATAAAAAAATTATGCTTGCTCGTACTAAAAATTTTGGTCCAAATTAAAAGGCACCCTAGGCTGCAGCAACTACTATATACTATACTATTTTCAGTTGATCGTTAACttgattccccccccccccctaattAACCACCGTGGTTACTGCGTACCTGCCGCTTGCCATCACGAGACGGTTGGACTGTTCTTTTCATTTGAAGAGAATGCTACGTGATACGGAATGGACAACTCCCCTCGATCGGATATGCGCGGTCCGCATCCACCCGTCACGCACCTTTAAAATCTGCTTCCGCCGCGTATCTGTCCAGGGTCACCTCACCCGGTGACCCAAACATCTGACCTAAAAACACTGTCATGTCACATGTGTCCCCAAAACATGTGGGTCCCAGCACTGAATGAAGCTGAGACCCTAGACCCTCTTTCCACGTCGTGTCCTCTAATTAATTAAACTGCATTTTCCGGAATTTTATTcgggcggccgggcggccgggccTACCTGCCAGCCTCACAAGAGGAGAAATGAAATTATTGCTTGCTTGAAACTCTAGTTCTGTGAAATATTATTATTCTGCATGTTGAATCTGTGgttttataaatttttagatggtggaataaaatttatattatccCAGCTTCGGTATCTTGACGTGTCACATTAATTGGAGACACGAACTCTACCAAGACAAACCATAGCCTAATAAGAGTCACGAAGAAAGTCTTTTATGGAGCCAAATATTGCTAATGTAGCCTCAACCATTGCCTATCCTTTAGTTAAGCCTCCAACCTGACATGAAAGGGCtttttatatataaattatTATCAGACACAACTTTTTAAGAAACTACTCTTAAATATTTCTACTCATTGGGTATACCTGACATGATGAATGGATGTGTTATACTCTACCTTCAGTACCAACAGATtgttgttgcaaaaaaaaaaacgaaagaACACATTGCTCACATAAAATTCTCTTCTGTAACTCAAAATTCTACCTTGCATTCTACCAATAATACCTTTTCAACCTAGCTAGCATCTATATTCCTTTCCAATTatttctagtttttttttcatgattttgCTTCCCAACCTCCTCAAAGGGCCCAATGGATTCAAAAGACCTCGGCAGGTGCCCTGCAACCAATAAGACCTCTGCTACGGTGCTAAGTGTAACGACCCGGTCCGGGATAACGATTAAGATCTATTCTACACATTGAGTAAAatacacctgctaaataactctctagcgctttcgtcctcgcttcgtgcaaaaggttcgaaccggagttactagcttcccagAGACTGGCTATTTAAACTAGTTCAACTCCCTTTCCGTTTCCAGTCTGGTACTAATGGAGCTGAGCCCCGCGATGCTACAGTAGCTCACACTACagtacccccccccccgcgcggccCAATCGGCCCGGGGGCCGTGACAATCTCCCCCGTTAGGATTCGACGTCCCCGTCGAACCAGTTTGCCCATATAGGACAAAAGAGCAGGATCCCCTCTCTTGGGCCACGTCCCATATGTCTAGTGCTAAcgatcccatgtgccacgtccgtgggtTCACTGCCAACAGCACATGTGTGTCCGTCCATATGCTGTTGGCATCTGTGTTTCCACGCGCCGACGTGCTCATGTacgcgcacttctgcccgtacgtggcgtgaaaccgcgagagtatggctctgatacccctgtaacgacccggctagggataacggctaagatctactctacacgttgagtaaaacacacctgctaaataactctcttgtgcTTTcggcctcgcttcgcgcaaaaggttcgaaccagagttactagcttcccagggaccggctatttaaacTGGTTCAACTCCCTTTCCGTTTCCAGTCTGGGACTAAAGGAGCTGAACCCCAAGATGCTACAGTAGCTCGCGCTACAGTAACCCGCGAGGCACAGTCGGCTCGTGGGCCGTGACAATCTCCCCCGTTAGGATTCGACATCCCCGTTGAACCAGCTTACCCATATAGGACAAAAGAGCAGGATCCCCTCTCTTGGGCCACatcccatacgtctagtgctaacgaTCCCATgatcccatgtgccacgtccgtgggttcactgccagcagcccatgtgtgtcCGTCCACACGCTGTTGGCATCTGTGTTTCCACGCGCCGACGTGCTCATGTacgcgcacttctgcccgtacgtggcgtgaaaccgcgagagtatggctctgctacccctgtaacgacccggcccgggataacggctaagatctactctacacgttgagtaaaagacacctgctaaataactctcttgcgctttcggcCTCGCAtcgcgcaaaaggttcgaaccggggttactagcttcccagggaccggctatttaaacTGGTTCAACTCCCTTTCCGTTTCCAGTCTGGGACTAAAGGAGCTGAGCCCCGCGATGCTACAGTAGCTCGCGCTACAGTGCCAGCGTGGCTCAgtcggcccgtgggccgtgacaATCTCCCCCGTTAGGATTCGACGTCCCCGTCGAACCAGCTTACCCATATAGGACAAAGGAGCAGGATCCCCTCTCTTGGGCCACGTCacatacgtctagtgctaacgatcccatgtgccacgtccgtgggtTCACTGCCAGCAGCTCATGTGTGTCCGTCCACATGCTGTTGGCATCTGTGTTTCCACGCGCCGACGTGCTCATGTACGCACACTTCTGCCCGTacgtggcgtgaaaccgcgagagtatggctctgctacccctgtaacgacccggcccgggataacggctaagatctactctacacgttgagtaaaagacacctgctaaataactctcttgcgctttcgtcctcgcttcgcgcaaaaggttcgaaccggagttactagcttcccagggaccggctatttaaacTGGTTCAACTCCCTTTCCGTTTCCAGTCTGgcactgtagcgaaaatggcctctcatgccatatttcaatatattgttttggcaattgatgacacacacaacacttggactaatatgattgttaagatgatcattctcaggtttTTAGgctcaagtgatgacaaagagaagataggcaaagATAGACCCTTCGGtcggtagcaccggaagaaccgacgcatgagcatcggtgcatccgatggttgtcggaagaaccgacgccatggtattttggtgcagaagggaatcgaagccaagtcagcttataggcaccggatgaaccgatagTTCAAaagggggcatcggtgcattgggcgtactgtgttccagagacgatgcaagtcgcgcaagagccaaatcttcagcaccggttgaaccggtgaagcatcggtgcataccatcggtgtaatgacgtcagctgtcaggagttcaacggctacttcgggttatgagtgaccggatgaaccgacgctaacccagccagaggcatcggtttatccgatgatacgcatattttctgctgaccattggagcaattgctacaagacttggtggcctatatatacgcctcaccccggccatttgaggcttgctggagttcaaggaagtcataaacacacccaagaaccactccaagccatcctagagcttagtgttcatatccttaactcttagcacactttgagagtgttgtgtaaatgaTTAGCTCTTAATGAGTGAGACTGCAAGACCTTGaacccttgtgctgtggttctctagtgaaccaaaagaagaacttggtgcgccggctccttggagctgtgaagctcgccgacaacgtcatcgaccctccgacttggtgtggagcggcgacgataccttgtgcgggggacgtggagacccccatcctttgtggagaaactCCTTAGTGAAACCcgaggccaaggtgaccgtgattgtagCAATACTTTTAGTGAGTgatacaacaacgtggatgtaggtgtctttactttcatagagtagtttcttttgtgcaaactagttggagccataggtctaagttatcagggtgcctaattcaccccctccccctcttaggctagagcacccgatcctttcagGGACTAAAGGAGCTGAGCCCCGCGATGCTACAGTAGCTCGCGCTACATTAACCCGCGCAGCCTAgtcggcccgtgggccgtgacaATCTCCCACCGTTAGGATTTGACTGATAcccctgtaacgacccggcccggaataacggctaagatctagtTTACATGTTGAGTAAgacacacctgctaaataactctgtTGCGCTTTCGTcatcgcttcgcgcaaaaggttcgaaccggagttactagTTTTCcagggaccggctatttaaacTGGTTCAACTCTCTTTCCGTTTCTAGTCTGGGACTAAAGGAGCTGAGCCCCGCGATGCTACATTAGCTCGCTACATTAACCCACGCTACATTAACCTATTGTTTAAGAGCACATCCATAAGACCGTAAGTACGATTTGACGCCAATCAAACGTGTCGCTTTCGGACGAGTATAAATCTGTACCGTGTGTCATGTGGCCCAAAGCGACCTTCAAGAGTTTTCATATTCTTAAACACCTTTTTGCTGACGTTGCTATGTCTGGAAATGGATGAGGAGAGGCCATCATTGCGTTGCATCTCTATTTGTAGTTGTACCGCGACATGTTTGGTCTGGGGCTACAGGAAGTTGCAAGCATAAAGAATCTTCAGTTTTTTGCCGTACTGCTGGTatgatttgaaaaataaaagtttttttttgtggagGATGAAAAAAATGATTCCTACAAAAGTTTTAGTTGTAATTTCCCGCATTCCAAATGATTTACGATGTACGTAACTACCATGTGTATGTAGCTAGTCTGAAGCTACAGTGCATATCGTTACCCAATATTGCAGTGATATGGGATTGGTCTTGTTTGGATGCTCCGGCTAAAAAAAATAGCTCtagagaatcttgctatttaggAATACTAGATGTAAAGTATTGACAAAATCCATTTCACAACCCTAGGCtattttgcgagacgaatttaataagTTTCATTAATCTATggttgctacagtgatgctacagtaactagaCGCTAATCATGGATTGACATACCTTGTTGGATTCGCTTTGCAAAATAGTCTAGATGTTCTGTAAATagttttgtgcacatactttatttaatactcctaaatagTAATAAGATACTCTAGAACTTAAAAAATAGCTCTCTCATCCAAACAAGCCCGGATAGTTTTAGAAAAATTCTGTGACTATATTCATGTTTGCCTTCTTTTTTGTTCTGGATTGGAGGCTATTGAGGATCCGAACGCTAACTTGTTGGCTTCCAACATAGGCGTCAACCAGAATAAATCATTTTTCACCACAAACAATTTTGTGCTTGCTAGGGGGCCAATATTCATGTCGATTTTTAAAAGTCTGCCATTTAAAAAACTGTTCAGATATAATTTGGGTTGGGTTGAATTGTGGGGTGGGATGGGTCCCAAATCCACAGAATTCAGTTCCAAATTAGAAATTGGCCAAAGCCAACAACCCATTCCAAAGTCCAAACGCTTCCCAAGCCGTTGGTGAGAGTCCATCTTTTCATCACAAAGCCTATACGTCACGATCACGAGGCTAACACAAGGACTGCTTACTGCTTGATTTTTCTATAAGCACTGTACCGCTTTACCTAGATTGGATGTGACCCAAATTGGTGAAAAAAATTCCATGTTATTGTAAATAGCAAGTTATTACACCCTGGCTGGCTGCTTGGTTTATCCTTTTTATTAATTACTACTATATATAGGTCCTTGAGATAAAAGGAAGTTATGCGTGATTGAGGATGGCAACACTGTTACGGCATGCAAAATGGTATCATAGGATCTGCTCACTATTCTGCCATTGGACAAGAACAAAAAAGGAACAAAAATATGGGCCGCTCACTATCTTCGCCACCATGCTTTCCGGCGCATTCTAGGAATATTCCGATATCAATTGAAACTTTCGAGATCTCATTTAAAGTCTACAAGCTGAATGCTCTTGAATAAAGGTTGGAAGTTTTCAATCTAATTTAGAAGCCCAAATGACAGTCCTTGGCGAGCAGGGAAGACAACCACACCTTCGCTAATCACCCAATCAATTGCTTGATTCTCTCCTCCAATAATGAATTTTATACAGACAATTCTTAAGAATATGGTCGTGGTTACTTTATAATTTATATATTAAAGTTGTCAACATTTGCCACACTTTGTGTTTGTCAAACCTGCTACAGGTTAATCATTCGAATTATTTGCCATGTTTTATGACCAATGTGCCATGAAAACAATCTTAAAACAATTTTATGTCTGTGAACCAAACAGATAGAAAATAAACGTAGTCAAACCTGACAAATCTTTATCAAGCATGGCGAAGTGTTTTTTTTGAAGGTTACTgggagggagggggggagggggagaaccccccccccccccccccccccccgaatttCATTCATTGGCCCTAAAGTGGCCCATTAGATTGTTTAAGAAGTTTTACAACATTGAATTTTAGAAGTGTTCAGCATGGCAAAGTGTTGCGACACATGGCTACAAACCAAACATGCCCACAGAAACATTTGGCAAAATTTTAGAAGCAATCACTAGCAAATTGTGCCTCCGATCCCATACGTTCATGTAGGTTTTGCTAAGTTATGTTCTTTTACTTTGATCATCTCTCAAATCATATTGATCGGTCTATGCAACTAGATTCAAcatagaagaaaaataattaCACCATATAAAACTCTCTCTATTTACAATAATGATACTCTTTGTAGATATGATAAGTTAAGGTATTGGACCATGCCCTAATGAATACTGTACATGTTTAGGATCAGGGGGTAAAGCACATTCTCTTATCAAACAGGAAAAAAGCAAAGTAATATTCATATTCATAATTGGGCTAAATTTACCACCCATTAATTAAATTTTTTTGCCTTAAGAAACATTGGTCGATTGCTCATTGGCTTTTTGCCTAGTAAACTAAGTAGAAAGGCAAAAGAGAAGAGTATAAAAGGAAAAGAACGCAATTAAAGGAAGGAAAAAACCCGCGGCACCCACCCAACAAATTTTTTCCCTTCTCCTACCCGCTCACCTTTCCCCCTACTCTATATCTACCTCCATTCCCGCACCAGCAAAAGCTTCCACCTCGCCCCATGGGCACCGCCCCCTCCTTCTCCCCCCACCGCaagccgtcctcctcctcctcctccgctgccgccgcctccagccttGTTCCGCTGCTGCTGGATTGGAGAGTTCTGGGCCATGCTGCCTTGTCGCGCGCCACGTGCTTGACGGAATTCCTCGGCTGTGCAGGAGTCAAGAAACGCTAGGATTAGGCGCCTCCTGGGGTCCCTTTTAGCTTCCCTCTGACGAACCGTAGGCTTCCGGTCTGGTGTGTCTGTCCTGTGTGATTTGTGGGTGTGCGGAGTCTACATAGAAATCAAGAACTGCCCGCTCTGGGTTTCCAGCAGCCCCCCTTTTTAGCGGTTCTGGTGCTTTTATGGGAGTGCCCGTCGCGCGGAAGTCCGATTCTTGGACTGCTGAGCTCGCGATGGCGGACTGCGACGGCCTCGGCGTCCGGCCTATTAACGGAGGCCGAGGGGGGGCCGTGGAGCAGCGCGAATCCGGCGAGAAAGGGCCTCCGGTGTCCCCACCGGAGCGGGTCTTTACGCCGCCTGCGCCGAGGATGGCTGCGTGGCGGCGCATGTCGTCGCCTGGTCCTCTCCGGTGCTCAACGCCGAGGTGAGCAATTTGAATTTCTTGTGTCTGCCTTGGAGGGGATAAACTTGTCGATGGTCTTTTCACTCATGATGAAATTAGTGGATGCAGGAGCGTTGGGTACGAAGATGGCGAGGACTCGGACAGGTACTTCTCCCCGCAGAGTGAGTTTTCCCAAGACACTTCTGATACGGATTCAGCGAGCACAAGTATCAGTAGGTTGTACACCTTCCGGTTAGGGACTTCGAGCCCTTTAGATAGTCCTATCAAACAATTGGGAGTAGGAGACACAAGTCCTCCTTCCAGGAGGGGTGCCCATTCTCCTAGGTATCCTTGGAATTCTGGCCGTGTATCAGATGATGTGGATTCTAGCTTTATCAATTCACCCCCTCGTGATGATGAGCAGAATAAGGATGTTGTACAACCAGTTGATTTTGAGAGTAGACATATCTGGTATCCTCCACCACCCCAGGATGAGGGTGATGATCTTGAAAATGGTTTTTTAAAatatgacgatgatgatgacaatgATGTTTGTGACGGGAAGGTTTTTGGAGATGTTAACGATGATTATggcgatggtgatgatgatgatttatTGGGGACCAAGGGAAAACATAATATAGCTCACAAAGAGTTCCTGAGGAGTGCTTTACATGGGCATTTCAAGGCCCTTGTGTCTCAGTTGCTCCAAGGACATGGAGTTGATCCTGTGGATGGCTGGTCAGAAATAGTGGCCTCACTAGCATGGCAGGCAGCAACCTTTGTTCGGCCAGATACAAGCAAAGGTGGTAGCATGGATCCCACAGATTATGTCAAAATCAAATGTGTAGCATCAGGACATCCAAATGATAGGTATGCCCTTTACTTGTAACTTCTATTGGAGAGTCGCGTTAAATAATTTCTTACATGGTGTAGAGCTAAATGATTCTTCATCTGTTCGCAGTGCTTTCATTAAAGGTGTTGTTTGTTCGAAGAATGTAAAACATAAACGTATGGTGTCAAAGCATGAGAACCCTAGGTTGCTTCTTTTGGGAGGAGCATTGGAACACCAGAAAGTTACAAACAAACTGGCGTCGATAAACAGCATTCTACAGGTCATATCATCATTTTCCAATCATGATATGTTCATCCTGATATCTCTCAGTATGTTAATATTGATTTTAAAGTGCGATGTGCACAGGAAAAGGAGTATCTTAAAAATGCTGTTGCTAAGATAGAAGCCCAACACCCTCATGTTGTGCTAGTGGAGAAAAGTATACCGTTGGATGCTCAACAGCTTCTTGCAAAAGATATCTCTTTAGTATTGAATGTAAAGAGATCACTCCTGGAAAGAATATCACGCTGCACGGGTGCTCAAATTGCATCATCTATTGAAAACGTTACTTCTACAATGGTTGGACATTGCCAAACATTCTGGATTGAGAGAGTCACAGAATGTTCATCACCAAGGATGTCAAACAAAAAAACAGTCAAGACGCTGATGTTTTTTGATGGTTGCCCGAGACGCTTGGGGTGCACGGTAATGCTAGAATTTGCATTTCAAACTTCAAAGATTAACTGTTATTCAGTACTACCATCAATTGAGGGGCCGAAATATAACTGCTTCTGTTGTTCTTCTGTTTTGGTCATTGTTTTACACCTTTGACGATGTTTTGTGCATTGCAATAAAATCTTCTTTGGTTGATTTTGAAATACTTTGTTTCAATTGTCTCTTAATACTGTATTATGTTGGGACTTGTGTTTTTTTGGatgtttttatttatattatgATTATATCATATTTGATAGAAGTGCCATGCATTCACAGCTTTGAATATGTTCTTTACATTGCAATGGATCTTCTTGGAATCGTAAATGCTTTGTTTTGATGGCCGCTCAATATTTTACTAGTTTTGGTACTATTTTTTAGGTTTGTTTCTATATTTTGTGATTTGTGATTACATCAATCTGATAGAAGTGGCGTGTTTTTACACCTTCAACAATGATCTGTGCATTGCAATGAATCTTCTTTGGTGGTTGGCAGATGCTTTGTTTCGATAATGTCTTAATCCTTCACTGTATTTGGAACTTATTTTTCTGGATGTCTTATTTATATTGTAATTATGTCATATATGATAAAGGTTCCATTTTTTCCCTAGATTGTTCTAAGAGGCAAATCCTACGAAGAGTTAAAGAAGGTCAAACTTGCTGTACagtttgctttatttgcagCATACCACTTGTCACTTGAAACCTCATATCTTGCTGATGAGGGTGCAACACTTCCAAAAGTCCCTTCAGATCTTCAACTTGACAAGCAGATTTTTTCCTCGAGTCATTGTCAGCAGAATTTGAATGAATTTCAAACAATTGATGAGAGAACTTCTGGAAATGGGTGCATCATGCCCTGCTTTGATGCTTCTTCGGCAAGTCAATCCCATTTAAGAGCTGACTTAATTCACAAGGAATATGTAGAACCTCATTCAAGAGCTGACTCAAGTCAGGAAGATTATAATGGTGGAACCATTGACGTGTACCCTTATTCCACAAAAGCTTCAATGCATGATGGCTGCATGGAACCTATTGGTCGAATGTTAAAGGTTGAAAGTGACTTGGATAATGGTTGGAATCATATATCAGATGAAGACCGTGTAGCAATACGTGATCATAATGAAAATCACTTCACATCTGACAACCCGCAGAGCATTTTggtttccttgtcaattgcgTGCCCTCTGAGAGGAATTGTATGCAAGCAATCTCAACTCTTTCGCATAAAGTTCTATGGTACCTTTGATAAGCCACTTGGAAGATATTTCCGCGAAGACTTATTTGTTCAGGTAATTGCATTTTCATCCGTAATGTGTTAGTTTACCATATAAACTTTGCAGTTCGTCATTGATACATCCAGCATATATTTGCAGACTTCATGCTGTGAATCTTGCAAGGAGCCTGCGGAATCTCATGTGCGATGTTATACTCATCAACAAGGCAGTCTCACAATCAGTGTCAGAACTCTTGCATCTGTCAAGTTACCTGGGGAGCATGATGGGAAGATATGGATGTGGCATCGATGTCTCAGATGCAAACCAAAAGATGGAGTCCCTCCAGCCACGCAAAGGGTGATCATGTCAGATGCAGCACGTGGATTATCTTTTGGAAAATTTCTGGAACTTAGCTTTTCAAACCACATGACGGCCAATCGAATTGCCTCCTGTGGACACTCCCTCCAGAGGGACTGTCTTCGTTTTTATGGGTATGTGATTACTTTTTATTGTACACTCTTCAGTTTCATAATCGATGTAACTTTTAGCATCCTCCATCAACAGGCTTGGAAGCATGGTTGCTGTATTCCGTTATTCACCAGTAGACATTCTTTCTGTCAACTTACCACCCTCTGTACTGGACTTTGCATATCCAACAACTCAAGATTGGGTCATCAAAGAGGCTGCTGATGTATGTTGATGTTAATATTACATATGCTTGTTCATATTGGTGTTAAAAATCCTTTTGAAATAGCTTTTTGGGGGATGTATTGCCCTAGCTAAATCTTTCTGACTTGCAGGTAGCCTCTAGGAAGGAGCACCTTTATAGGGAAATTGTGGCTAAAATTGACTGCATTGAACAGACAATTAAAGCACAGAATGTTACCATGAAGCCAGGCTTGTATAATCATGTTGCTGATCTTAAGGAGTTAGTTAAATTTGAGTGGAAGAAGTATGATGTAAGTTCAAAGGCTACTTGTTTTATACATTGCATTTGAACTGTATTGGTTTTCCTACATGTCATAAAGTTTCTAGTTATGTTGACCCGTATTTTTGATGTCATGCACGCCCTTTACTTCTTCAGGTTTTGTCAGGATTTTCCAACATAGATAACTTGCAGAAATTTAGACCAACTGTGGATGTTCTAGAGCTCAATCGTCTGAGGCGAGAGCTTGTACTTGATATTCACATATGGGACCGCAGACTGTACATGATGCACTCCCTCACTAAAGAGAACTGTCATAATGTGCCGACTGATGCACAATGTTCTGGTAAGCTTACTGAAAACTTATTAGAAGAACCAAAGGGTGTGATATCCTGTAAACATGGGACTATCGAGAATTCTCTAGAACAGACCGAACCAGGTACATTGGAACTGGCCACAGATTCAGCAAAACCATTCCCTACAAGGGAACAGAACAATACAAATGGGTCACATTTTGGATTGAAAACCAACATTGCAGCTGATGTATCTCTGCATTCTGGCTCAGCTAGTATCAGCTCTGTCCTTGGCCCAAGTGAAATACATAGTGAAGGAGTGCTGGGTGATGAACTTAAAGCTGAAAAGATGTTGCAGAAGTCACAATCTTCTGCCTCCAATCTTTCTGACAGAATTGACTTAGCATGGACTGGATCTGGTCAGTTTGTCGACGATCCATCACAATGTAGCATGGAGACAGTTTCAGTC comes from Panicum virgatum strain AP13 chromosome 4K, P.virgatum_v5, whole genome shotgun sequence and encodes:
- the LOC120704670 gene encoding 1-phosphatidylinositol-3-phosphate 5-kinase FAB1B-like isoform X1; translated protein: MGVPVARKSDSWTAELAMADCDGLGVRPINGGRGGAVEQRESGEKGPPVSPPERVFTPPAPRMAAWRRMSSPGPLRCSTPSGCRSVGYEDGEDSDRYFSPQSEFSQDTSDTDSASTSISRLYTFRLGTSSPLDSPIKQLGVGDTSPPSRRGAHSPRYPWNSGRVSDDVDSSFINSPPRDDEQNKDVVQPVDFESRHIWYPPPPQDEGDDLENGFLKYDDDDDNDVCDGKVFGDVNDDYGDGDDDDLLGTKGKHNIAHKEFLRSALHGHFKALVSQLLQGHGVDPVDGWSEIVASLAWQAATFVRPDTSKGGSMDPTDYVKIKCVASGHPNDSAFIKGVVCSKNVKHKRMVSKHENPRLLLLGGALEHQKVTNKLASINSILQEKEYLKNAVAKIEAQHPHVVLVEKSIPLDAQQLLAKDISLVLNVKRSLLERISRCTGAQIASSIENVTSTMVGHCQTFWIERVTECSSPRMSNKKTVKTLMFFDGCPRRLGCTIVLRGKSYEELKKVKLAVQFALFAAYHLSLETSYLADEGATLPKVPSDLQLDKQIFSSSHCQQNLNEFQTIDERTSGNGCIMPCFDASSASQSHLRADLIHKEYVEPHSRADSSQEDYNGGTIDVYPYSTKASMHDGCMEPIGRMLKVESDLDNGWNHISDEDRVAIRDHNENHFTSDNPQSILVSLSIACPLRGIVCKQSQLFRIKFYGTFDKPLGRYFREDLFVQTSCCESCKEPAESHVRCYTHQQGSLTISVRTLASVKLPGEHDGKIWMWHRCLRCKPKDGVPPATQRVIMSDAARGLSFGKFLELSFSNHMTANRIASCGHSLQRDCLRFYGLGSMVAVFRYSPVDILSVNLPPSVLDFAYPTTQDWVIKEAADVASRKEHLYREIVAKIDCIEQTIKAQNVTMKPGLYNHVADLKELVKFEWKKYDVLSGFSNIDNLQKFRPTVDVLELNRLRRELVLDIHIWDRRLYMMHSLTKENCHNVPTDAQCSGKLTENLLEEPKGVISCKHGTIENSLEQTEPGTLELATDSAKPFPTREQNNTNGSHFGLKTNIAADVSLHSGSASISSVLGPSEIHSEGVLGDELKAEKMLQKSQSSASNLSDRIDLAWTGSGQFVDDPSQCSMETVSVRPAALKDDPAYQKVIAPIRIKSFDSAVSSRNRLLPVDDSNANIRRSYSQRPPKAIERTSRAWSPTFMNNLSLSGMVDGEGRLLLSQNDSDVVVPIYDDEPSSMIAHAMTVPEYHRFLLPLMDENNESSVLNYVAHKSSRSSSDGSMRSYGSDQAQAVTGNDSKDNHLTVCFEDEDSYSVDKAKFSVTCYFAKQFDAIRRKCCPDELDYICSLSRCKRWSAQGGKSNVYFAKTLDDRFVIKQVTRTELDSFEDYAVDYFKYLTESVSSGSPTCLTKILGLYQIIAKNLRDGKELKMDVMVMENLFFKRKVSRIYDLKGSLRSRYNPDTSGNNKVLLDLNLLETLHTKPIFLGSKAKRRLERAVWNDTSFLASVDVMDYSLLVGIDEERKELVMGIIDYLRQYTWDKQLETWVKASGFLGGSKDVLPTIISPDQYKKRFRKAMSKYFLTLPDQWSP